In Haloarcula salinisoli, one genomic interval encodes:
- a CDS encoding DUF7269 family protein, with amino-acid sequence MRRLTIVLVGLGTLLVLLGAGFGLLSSDPATRIPSWIAVVGGLLVFGLALWKLVRSPGGGEFADAPWSEGGAIVAEPPESTRKTDPISGTALSDVIETAASDARQDTVQAGLATVRTPLRETLVAALRRGGWERDRIEAALADGSWTDDPVAAAVLDESVVPPERSLRRRVWAWLFPGNAVRHRTARAVGAVARAADGSLPPVVGQQAPRPMPVVEPTLDDLKRATDGSLRRAVEGGASVGSPEYEKDGPDGDSAAPDDTDATPERERDGSTADSDTRRTGEEGEDNAVAWPGERSGGDD; translated from the coding sequence ATGAGACGGCTCACAATCGTGCTGGTCGGCCTCGGGACGTTGCTGGTCCTGCTGGGCGCTGGCTTTGGCCTGCTGTCCAGCGACCCCGCCACCAGGATACCGAGCTGGATCGCCGTGGTCGGTGGGTTGCTGGTATTCGGCCTGGCGCTCTGGAAGCTCGTGCGCTCGCCGGGCGGCGGGGAGTTCGCCGACGCTCCCTGGAGCGAGGGCGGCGCCATCGTAGCGGAGCCGCCGGAATCGACGCGGAAGACGGACCCCATCTCGGGGACCGCGCTGTCTGACGTCATCGAGACGGCCGCGAGCGACGCCCGCCAGGACACCGTACAGGCGGGGCTGGCGACGGTCAGAACACCGCTTCGGGAGACCCTCGTCGCGGCACTGCGCCGGGGCGGCTGGGAACGGGACCGTATCGAGGCGGCGCTCGCCGACGGGTCCTGGACCGACGACCCCGTCGCCGCGGCCGTCCTCGACGAGTCAGTCGTCCCTCCGGAACGGTCGCTCCGACGGCGGGTCTGGGCGTGGCTCTTCCCCGGGAACGCGGTCCGTCACCGGACGGCCCGCGCCGTCGGGGCCGTCGCCCGGGCGGCCGACGGGTCGCTGCCGCCGGTCGTCGGCCAGCAGGCCCCCCGGCCGATGCCCGTGGTCGAACCGACGCTCGACGACCTCAAGCGGGCCACCGACGGGAGCCTGCGGCGGGCCGTCGAAGGGGGCGCGTCGGTGGGTTCCCCCGAATACGAGAAAGACGGCCCCGACGGGGACTCGGCGGCCCCGGACGACACCGACGCGACACCGGAGCGCGAGAGGGACGGGTCGACCGCGGACAGTGACACACGGAGAACCGGCGAGGAGGGCGAGGACAACGCTGTCGCGTGGCCGGGCGAGCGCTCGGGAGGTGACGACTGA
- a CDS encoding DUF58 domain-containing protein, which produces MARRVRWRGAVVATVLLGFVGGIEGNGTLLLAATIPLAYVAYGSVSTASVPETLTVTRQLDPRVAPPGHPVTVTLAVTNDGERTVSDLRVVDPVPEDLAVMKGTPRGGQTLEPGETLTLSYLVVARRGEFDFPPARLRVRGSGAGAVATADRTPAGDTRLVCRLDADAPPLSDVGDKRVGRLTTDSPGDGLTFHSTREYRHGDPAGRIDWRGYAKQGELSTINYDRQVSATVVFVLDARKAARVAAGPGRPTAVELGAYAATRGLNTLLGAGHDVAVAVVGVDGDGPGGLVWLPPGSGSEQRSRAIAVLGEAIDAAPASGRDPTRQARKLGGLVGRAAQFVLVSPLLDDAPVAMVEQWSGSGQSRTVLSPDIVASNTVSGQYEQVQRRTRLARCQAGGARTIDWRRGTPLPTILEATFAVEAHRAGDSVRAGGGG; this is translated from the coding sequence ATGGCCCGGCGGGTCCGCTGGCGCGGCGCGGTGGTCGCGACCGTCCTGCTGGGCTTTGTCGGCGGTATCGAGGGGAACGGGACCCTGCTGCTGGCTGCGACGATTCCGCTGGCCTACGTGGCCTACGGCTCGGTGTCGACGGCCTCGGTGCCGGAGACCCTCACCGTCACCCGGCAGCTCGACCCGCGCGTCGCACCGCCGGGCCACCCGGTGACCGTCACCCTCGCCGTGACCAACGACGGTGAGCGGACGGTCTCGGACCTGCGCGTGGTCGACCCCGTTCCCGAGGACCTCGCAGTGATGAAAGGAACGCCGAGAGGCGGGCAGACGCTCGAACCCGGTGAGACGCTGACGCTCTCCTATCTGGTCGTGGCTCGCCGCGGCGAGTTCGACTTCCCGCCGGCCCGTCTGCGGGTCCGGGGCTCCGGCGCGGGGGCCGTGGCGACGGCCGACCGAACGCCAGCGGGTGACACGCGACTGGTCTGCCGGCTGGACGCCGACGCGCCGCCGCTGTCAGACGTCGGCGACAAACGTGTAGGACGGCTCACGACGGACTCGCCCGGCGACGGGCTCACCTTCCACTCGACCCGGGAGTACCGCCACGGCGACCCAGCCGGCCGCATCGACTGGCGTGGCTACGCCAAGCAGGGAGAACTCTCGACCATCAACTACGACCGGCAGGTCTCGGCGACGGTCGTGTTCGTGCTGGACGCCAGGAAGGCCGCGCGGGTGGCCGCCGGGCCGGGCCGCCCGACGGCTGTCGAACTGGGCGCGTACGCCGCGACGCGGGGCCTCAACACACTGCTGGGCGCCGGCCACGACGTCGCCGTCGCCGTCGTCGGCGTCGACGGTGACGGGCCGGGCGGGCTGGTGTGGCTGCCGCCGGGCAGCGGGAGCGAACAGCGCTCGCGGGCCATCGCGGTGCTTGGCGAGGCCATCGACGCGGCCCCGGCGAGCGGGCGAGACCCGACCCGGCAGGCCCGCAAACTCGGCGGCCTGGTCGGGCGGGCGGCCCAGTTCGTGCTGGTCTCGCCGCTGCTCGACGACGCGCCGGTCGCGATGGTCGAGCAGTGGTCCGGGTCCGGCCAGTCACGAACAGTGCTCTCGCCCGATATCGTGGCGTCGAACACGGTCAGTGGCCAGTACGAACAGGTCCAGCGCCGGACCCGGCTGGCCCGCTGTCAGGCCGGCGGGGCCCGGACCATCGACTGGCGGCGCGGGACGCCGCTGCCGACCATCCTCGAAGCGACCTTCGCCGTCGAGGCCCACCGGGCCGGCGACAGCGTCCGCGCGGGAGGTGGGGGCTGA
- a CDS encoding DUF7519 family protein, giving the protein MAIGGTRLDNPSAVGDEGRPRGASLTVIAVVVVAVLAAAGYLVGKPLMFTSFALFVGFMSAGMALLSRDRLQSTVLGHLLFLPSAVVLSALVGASGLLGLATPGVAALAVGALAAMFGVAAGWNDAFDRSTVRTTLVESGLSYLLFVVWLVVLGVFVGLGLLGRGVVLSLTRGAGSVVSFFGLFGLLAIAAFCLYVAVRAFPAIELTPVHRRDAARARYRRLKSTLLRLTAVAGIAVVVGFLGLVTGTIQPLLSVPFVGGPIVVLTRLTAIPLASVATLALIMAVLAWVTRRATAGFENLSTRTVGAAVAAVCYSVALLASIPTFLRLGYIGVAFFYLVPVLPLLVYLGLVGVVIGFATGMLPGRAASPAVVAAGLVAMGLGGAMYGFPSLFVFAAVTGALVTWDVGTFGLSVTAELGHIPETRRLELYHGVVAVGIGLVAVAGLTVIDLARRSVGSGIGSPTTMGLAVLGVVLVAVGLRG; this is encoded by the coding sequence ATGGCCATCGGAGGGACGCGCCTGGACAATCCGTCCGCCGTCGGTGACGAGGGCCGACCGCGAGGGGCCAGCCTGACTGTCATCGCCGTCGTCGTCGTCGCGGTGCTCGCCGCCGCCGGCTACCTCGTCGGCAAGCCGCTCATGTTCACCTCGTTCGCGCTGTTCGTCGGGTTCATGTCGGCCGGGATGGCGCTGCTGTCCCGGGACCGCCTGCAGTCCACAGTGCTTGGCCACCTCCTCTTTCTCCCGTCGGCCGTGGTCCTCTCCGCGCTGGTCGGCGCCAGCGGCCTGCTGGGCCTGGCGACTCCGGGGGTCGCCGCGCTCGCGGTCGGGGCCCTGGCCGCGATGTTCGGCGTGGCCGCCGGCTGGAACGACGCCTTCGACCGGTCGACGGTCAGGACGACGCTCGTCGAAAGCGGGCTCTCGTACCTGCTGTTCGTCGTGTGGCTTGTCGTCCTGGGTGTCTTCGTCGGCCTCGGCCTTCTCGGCCGAGGGGTAGTGCTGTCGCTCACGCGAGGGGCCGGTTCGGTCGTTTCCTTTTTCGGCCTGTTCGGACTGCTCGCCATCGCAGCCTTCTGCCTCTACGTCGCGGTCCGGGCGTTCCCAGCCATCGAACTGACGCCGGTCCACCGCCGGGACGCCGCGAGAGCGCGCTATAGACGGCTCAAATCCACATTGCTCCGGCTGACGGCGGTCGCTGGTATTGCCGTCGTCGTCGGCTTCCTGGGCCTGGTGACCGGGACGATACAGCCACTCCTGTCGGTGCCGTTCGTCGGCGGGCCGATAGTCGTGCTGACCCGGCTGACCGCGATTCCGCTGGCCTCGGTCGCCACGCTGGCCCTGATTATGGCGGTACTTGCCTGGGTGACCCGCCGGGCGACCGCGGGCTTCGAGAACCTCTCGACCCGGACGGTCGGAGCGGCCGTCGCAGCGGTCTGTTACTCCGTCGCCTTGCTGGCTTCTATCCCTACCTTCCTCCGGCTGGGCTACATTGGCGTCGCGTTCTTCTACCTCGTCCCGGTGCTCCCGCTGCTCGTTTACCTTGGCCTCGTGGGTGTCGTGATTGGCTTCGCCACCGGGATGCTCCCCGGCCGAGCCGCCTCGCCGGCAGTCGTCGCGGCCGGGCTGGTCGCGATGGGACTGGGCGGCGCCATGTACGGGTTCCCGTCACTGTTCGTCTTCGCTGCAGTGACGGGCGCGCTCGTCACCTGGGACGTGGGGACGTTCGGACTGAGCGTCACCGCCGAACTGGGGCACATCCCGGAGACGCGTCGACTGGAGCTGTACCACGGCGTCGTCGCGGTCGGCATCGGGCTGGTCGCCGTCGCCGGGCTGACCGTGATAGACCTCGCGCGTCGGTCGGTCGGGTCGGGGATCGGGTCGCCCACCACGATGGGGCTGGCGGTCCTCGGCGTCGTGCTGGTGGCCGTCGGGCTGCGGGGGTAA
- a CDS encoding AAA family ATPase has translation MNESSLTPEAAAGRCRDIVDRVEEAVVVERRVLYETLAGIIARGHVLVEDVPGTGKTVLARVLAESLGLTFTRIQFTPDLLPADVTGSNIYNEHEGNFEFAEGPVFTNVALADEINRAPPKTQAALLESMEERQVSIDGTTHDLPEPFVVIATQNPVEQEGTFRLPEAQRDRFSVKTSMGYPDVDGEMGLLEMRANRRTLAPSVDPVVTPETVLELQELAEDIRVDEKVRRYIVDLARATRADDRTEIGVSPRGVQRVFEAVRASAVIDGREYATPEDVKRMARATMSHRLILTTEATVENVDPDDIVQSVLDSVDVPAVSPDAPSVSANGEASVEGGAEQLAPNGVSDDGDGSRPKTAVEQADSQPAPGNQRDDGQDEQAQPVTDTPADQPDDTPADQPDDTPADQPDDTPADQPDDTPADQPDDTPADQPDDTTDAELNDLFTDDE, from the coding sequence ATGAACGAATCGAGCCTGACGCCCGAGGCGGCCGCCGGGCGCTGTCGGGACATCGTCGACAGGGTGGAGGAGGCCGTGGTCGTCGAGCGGCGCGTCCTGTACGAGACACTGGCGGGCATCATCGCTCGCGGTCACGTCCTCGTCGAGGACGTCCCGGGGACCGGCAAGACCGTCCTGGCCCGCGTCCTCGCGGAGTCACTCGGCCTCACGTTCACGCGCATCCAGTTCACGCCGGACCTCCTACCGGCTGACGTCACCGGCTCGAACATCTACAACGAGCACGAGGGGAACTTCGAGTTCGCAGAGGGCCCCGTCTTCACGAACGTCGCGCTGGCCGACGAAATCAACCGCGCGCCGCCGAAGACCCAGGCCGCCCTGCTTGAGTCGATGGAGGAGCGCCAGGTCAGTATCGACGGGACGACCCACGACCTCCCCGAGCCGTTCGTCGTCATCGCGACGCAGAACCCGGTCGAGCAGGAGGGGACCTTCCGCCTGCCCGAAGCCCAGCGGGACCGCTTCAGCGTCAAGACCTCGATGGGGTATCCCGACGTCGACGGGGAGATGGGGCTGCTGGAGATGCGGGCCAATCGACGGACTCTCGCGCCCAGTGTCGACCCGGTCGTGACCCCCGAGACGGTGCTCGAACTGCAGGAGCTGGCGGAGGACATCCGGGTCGACGAGAAGGTGCGCCGCTACATCGTCGACCTCGCCCGGGCGACACGGGCGGACGACCGCACGGAGATCGGCGTCTCTCCCCGCGGGGTCCAGCGTGTGTTCGAGGCGGTGCGGGCAAGCGCCGTCATCGACGGTCGCGAGTACGCCACGCCGGAAGACGTAAAGCGGATGGCCCGGGCGACGATGAGCCATCGGCTCATCCTGACGACCGAAGCCACCGTCGAGAACGTCGACCCCGACGACATCGTCCAGTCGGTGCTCGACAGCGTGGACGTGCCCGCCGTCTCGCCGGACGCACCGTCCGTCTCGGCCAACGGGGAGGCGAGTGTCGAGGGCGGGGCCGAACAGCTCGCCCCCAATGGGGTGAGCGACGACGGTGACGGGAGCCGTCCGAAGACGGCCGTCGAGCAGGCCGACAGCCAACCGGCGCCAGGAAACCAGCGGGACGACGGACAGGACGAGCAGGCCCAACCGGTCACCGACACCCCAGCCGACCAGCCCGACGACACCCCTGCCGACCAGCCCGACGACACCCCTGCCGACCAGCCCGACGACACCCCTGCCGACCAGCCCGACGACACCCCTGCCGACCAGCCCGACGACACCCCTGCCGACCAGCCCGACGACACCACCGACGCCGAGCTAAACGACCTGTTCACGGACGACGAGTAG
- a CDS encoding DUF2237 family protein — protein sequence MESETNVLGEELIACSMDPTTGFMRDGYCYPLQRDPGRHEICAVMTEEFLQYSKAQGNDLVTPRPELEFPGLEPGDRWCLCVPRWIEAHEADTAPPVVLEATSEDVLEDVSLETLREYAHGDGE from the coding sequence ATGGAAAGCGAGACCAACGTTCTCGGTGAGGAGCTTATCGCCTGCTCGATGGACCCAACGACGGGGTTCATGCGGGACGGCTACTGTTACCCGCTGCAGCGCGACCCCGGTCGCCACGAGATCTGTGCCGTGATGACCGAGGAGTTCCTGCAGTACAGCAAAGCGCAGGGCAACGACCTCGTGACACCCCGCCCGGAACTGGAGTTTCCCGGCCTCGAACCGGGCGACCGCTGGTGTCTCTGTGTCCCCCGCTGGATAGAGGCCCACGAGGCCGATACCGCACCGCCGGTCGTCCTCGAGGCCACGAGCGAGGACGTCCTCGAAGACGTCTCCCTGGAGACGCTGCGGGAGTACGCACACGGCGATGGGGAGTGA
- a CDS encoding AAA domain-containing protein: MAVQLRGVVVDVEDPKTVTTDYGESELCEVTLRPDRGAGEPTTVTLWGKWTETAEYLDAGMELAVYDPDERQYQGETQYSVGGDSTIVVEPSFLVDVTDIRAWVQCPRMYYLRKLDGAELAYPLVKGTVVHEVFGDLLRGRDVEDAIEDQVHEAGLDIGLLGRTADGVAGDVRDHAKAIEGWLNQGTLTEKDQWRSEMTLISERYGMKGRADAVRRGMPVELKTGKNTKREPRFQDKIQATAYALMLGERAAKSLDASAVMAGDGGATQTPIDAAPDTGTLLYTKNAAVERTEESGDLSPAKEFSIGAGLLKYVIRTRNAIAAMEHETGVPTGYEANAKCEYCFEQDTCMAVSGRLDQESKAGQVGVAIPDEEREYFEQFYRAIEAERRAVHREYAKLWEQTPEERADDDRALVDLEPTGRTELDGGQWELRAKGTGAVSKIREGDYVMASDGDPVNGDAELGRVQRLSDGEIVVTTDEPLDLRRLDVYPSEITTDRLQNALHDALLTQPPERKDVLFGRREPAFEPVEETFIDNNDAQNEACQLAVGAEDFALVHGPPGTGKTYTLARMVRALVEQGDRVLLSAFTNRAVDNAIEALEEQGFTDIVRVGTESGVREDMQKYRLEQSGDPDECAATLQNAQVVAATTATCGGTAMQSQSFDAAVVDEAGQLTEPGTLAATTLSDRFVLVGDHQQLPPVVQSDDETLSTSLFQRLIEEFPDAGVMLDRQYRMAQRIQAFASREFYDGQLRPATGAVAAQRIDDLDGVTMDGLPAHLRDSVAFVDPDGSQTGNTNPAEADAVAEVVEAYRAAGVPAEDIGVIAPFRAQVAELNRRLPDVAVDTVDRFQGSSKEVIVVSFVATGTLEGPIFEDYRRINVALTRAKKALVLVGDADALGTDPVYGRMVEWAR; encoded by the coding sequence ATGGCCGTGCAATTGCGCGGTGTCGTCGTCGACGTCGAGGACCCAAAGACCGTCACCACGGACTACGGCGAGAGCGAACTCTGCGAGGTGACGCTGCGACCCGATAGGGGCGCCGGCGAGCCGACGACCGTGACGCTGTGGGGCAAGTGGACCGAGACCGCCGAGTATCTCGACGCCGGGATGGAACTGGCCGTCTACGACCCCGACGAGCGCCAGTACCAGGGCGAGACCCAGTACTCCGTCGGCGGCGACTCGACTATCGTCGTCGAGCCATCCTTCCTCGTCGACGTGACCGACATTCGGGCGTGGGTGCAGTGTCCCCGGATGTACTACCTCCGAAAGCTGGACGGGGCCGAACTCGCCTACCCGCTCGTCAAGGGGACCGTCGTCCACGAGGTGTTCGGGGACCTGCTGCGCGGGCGAGACGTGGAGGACGCCATCGAGGACCAGGTCCACGAGGCCGGGCTGGACATCGGACTGCTGGGTCGGACCGCCGACGGCGTGGCAGGCGACGTCCGCGACCACGCGAAAGCCATCGAAGGGTGGCTGAATCAGGGCACTCTCACGGAGAAAGACCAGTGGCGCTCCGAGATGACGCTCATCTCCGAGCGCTACGGGATGAAGGGACGGGCCGACGCCGTCCGCCGGGGGATGCCGGTCGAACTCAAGACCGGGAAGAACACCAAACGCGAACCGCGCTTCCAGGACAAGATTCAGGCGACCGCCTACGCGCTGATGCTGGGCGAGCGGGCGGCAAAGTCGCTTGACGCGAGCGCGGTGATGGCCGGCGACGGCGGCGCGACACAGACGCCCATCGACGCGGCGCCCGACACCGGAACCTTGCTGTATACGAAGAACGCTGCCGTCGAGCGCACCGAGGAGAGCGGCGACCTCTCGCCGGCCAAAGAGTTCTCCATCGGCGCCGGGCTGCTGAAATACGTCATCAGGACTCGCAACGCCATCGCGGCGATGGAACACGAGACGGGCGTACCGACGGGGTACGAGGCCAACGCCAAGTGCGAGTACTGCTTCGAGCAGGACACCTGCATGGCCGTCTCGGGCCGGCTGGACCAGGAGTCAAAAGCCGGCCAGGTCGGCGTCGCAATCCCCGACGAGGAACGCGAGTACTTCGAGCAGTTCTACCGGGCTATCGAGGCCGAACGGCGCGCCGTCCACCGCGAGTACGCCAAGCTCTGGGAACAGACCCCCGAGGAACGGGCCGACGACGACCGCGCGCTCGTGGACCTGGAGCCGACTGGCCGCACCGAACTCGACGGCGGCCAGTGGGAGCTCCGTGCGAAAGGCACCGGCGCCGTCTCGAAGATTCGCGAGGGCGACTACGTGATGGCGAGCGACGGCGACCCCGTCAACGGCGACGCCGAGCTGGGGCGGGTCCAGCGGTTGAGTGACGGCGAAATCGTCGTGACGACCGACGAGCCACTCGACCTGCGGCGGCTCGACGTCTACCCCTCCGAAATCACGACCGACCGGCTCCAGAACGCGCTCCACGACGCCTTGCTCACCCAGCCTCCGGAGCGCAAGGACGTGCTCTTTGGCCGGCGCGAGCCCGCATTCGAGCCCGTCGAGGAGACGTTCATCGACAACAACGACGCCCAGAACGAGGCCTGCCAGCTGGCCGTCGGCGCCGAGGACTTCGCGCTGGTCCACGGGCCGCCCGGCACCGGGAAGACCTACACGCTGGCGCGGATGGTCCGGGCCCTGGTCGAACAGGGTGACCGTGTCCTCCTCTCCGCGTTCACCAACCGCGCCGTCGACAACGCCATCGAGGCCCTCGAAGAGCAGGGCTTCACCGACATCGTCCGCGTCGGCACCGAGAGCGGGGTCCGCGAGGATATGCAGAAGTACCGATTAGAGCAGTCCGGCGACCCCGACGAGTGTGCCGCCACCTTGCAGAACGCCCAGGTGGTCGCGGCGACGACCGCGACCTGTGGCGGGACGGCGATGCAGAGCCAGTCCTTCGACGCGGCCGTCGTCGACGAGGCCGGCCAGCTGACCGAGCCGGGGACGCTCGCGGCGACGACGCTCTCGGACCGGTTCGTGCTGGTCGGCGACCACCAGCAGCTCCCACCAGTCGTCCAGTCAGACGACGAGACGCTCTCGACGTCGCTGTTCCAGCGGCTCATCGAGGAGTTCCCCGACGCAGGTGTTATGTTGGACCGCCAGTACCGGATGGCCCAGCGCATTCAGGCCTTCGCCTCGCGGGAGTTCTACGACGGCCAGTTGCGCCCGGCAACGGGCGCGGTGGCCGCCCAGCGAATCGACGACCTCGACGGCGTCACGATGGACGGGCTGCCCGCCCATCTGCGCGACAGCGTGGCCTTCGTCGACCCCGACGGTAGCCAGACCGGCAACACCAATCCGGCGGAGGCCGACGCCGTGGCCGAGGTGGTCGAGGCCTACCGGGCGGCCGGCGTGCCCGCCGAGGATATCGGCGTCATCGCGCCGTTTCGCGCACAGGTCGCCGAACTGAACCGCCGGCTGCCCGACGTGGCAGTCGACACGGTCGACCGGTTCCAGGGGTCGAGCAAGGAGGTCATCGTGGTCTCGTTCGTCGCGACCGGCACGCTCGAAGGCCCCATCTTCGAGGACTACCGGCGCATCAACGTCGCGCTCACCCGGGCGAAGAAGGCGCTCGTCCTCGTCGGCGACGCCGACGCGCTCGGGACCGACCCGGTGTACGGCCGGATGGTCGAGTGGGCACGGTGA
- a CDS encoding PH domain-containing protein, translating into MRRLHPLSGALRVGRGLLQGAFFGVIAGTTLAGLLGLPAAAVPLLIPALALVLGGFAMARYYRFTYEIEGDTLRVESGVIARQSREIPLGRIQNVDSRQGVVNRVLGLSVVAFETAGGATTEATLNAVDEAEAERLRRLVQRHGETDKRAGEETTDETVVEPPVGAADEPTDRTDERAGRSDTEELFNFSTRDLLTYALVSVRPAAPVLLLIGLPLGIDALLTVVRFNLGLVGGRSTVSLPVLDALGPPQLVALVVFTALQFLVAALVLSVVLTVIEYYGFTLVREGDDLRYERGLLRRYSGTIPLSKVQTVSIRENVVMRRFGLATLVVETAGYSGGNRESGQGVAIPMAPRPVVYDLAHDIEPFGDLDFERAPTRARRRYAARFAIVAGVVTAIGYAVDTFLLASGYWWLLLGLFLVVPPAAHLRWRHRGIALDEDVLATRTGFWRQTTRIVPYYRVQTVFVGRSPFQRRRDLATVTADTASTSAIVGGSARAYDVDDERAAQLRDILRERLYSDLLARKHDRDA; encoded by the coding sequence ATGAGACGGCTCCACCCACTCAGTGGCGCCCTGCGCGTCGGCCGCGGGCTGCTCCAGGGCGCCTTCTTCGGCGTCATCGCCGGGACCACGCTGGCCGGGCTCCTCGGCCTCCCCGCGGCAGCCGTCCCGCTGCTAATTCCGGCGCTGGCCCTGGTCCTCGGTGGCTTCGCGATGGCGCGATACTACCGGTTCACGTACGAAATCGAAGGGGATACGCTACGGGTCGAATCGGGCGTTATCGCTCGACAGTCCAGGGAGATACCGCTCGGGCGCATCCAGAACGTGGACAGCAGGCAGGGCGTGGTGAACCGCGTACTCGGGCTCAGCGTCGTGGCCTTCGAGACTGCGGGTGGCGCCACCACCGAGGCGACACTCAACGCCGTCGACGAGGCGGAGGCAGAGCGGTTGCGCCGGCTCGTCCAGCGCCACGGTGAGACAGACAAGAGAGCGGGCGAGGAGACCACGGACGAGACGGTAGTCGAACCGCCTGTCGGGGCCGCCGACGAGCCCACCGACCGGACCGACGAGCGGGCCGGGCGCTCCGACACTGAGGAGCTGTTCAACTTTTCGACCCGGGACCTGCTGACCTACGCACTCGTTTCGGTGCGGCCGGCCGCACCGGTCCTGCTCCTGATCGGGCTGCCACTGGGTATCGACGCCCTGCTGACCGTCGTCCGGTTCAATCTGGGACTGGTCGGTGGGCGGAGTACGGTTTCCCTTCCCGTGCTCGACGCGCTCGGACCGCCACAGCTGGTTGCGCTGGTGGTCTTTACCGCCCTGCAGTTCCTGGTGGCCGCCCTCGTGTTGAGCGTCGTCCTGACGGTCATCGAGTACTACGGCTTTACCCTCGTCCGTGAGGGCGACGACCTGCGCTACGAGCGGGGGTTGCTCCGTCGCTACAGCGGGACCATCCCGCTGTCGAAGGTCCAGACGGTCTCGATACGGGAGAACGTCGTGATGCGCCGGTTCGGACTCGCCACCCTCGTCGTCGAGACGGCGGGCTACAGCGGCGGCAACCGGGAGTCGGGCCAGGGGGTCGCCATCCCGATGGCACCCCGGCCCGTCGTCTACGACCTCGCCCACGACATCGAACCGTTCGGCGACCTCGACTTCGAGCGCGCGCCGACGCGGGCCCGTCGTCGGTACGCCGCCCGGTTTGCAATCGTCGCCGGCGTCGTAACCGCCATCGGGTACGCCGTCGATACGTTCCTGCTCGCCAGTGGCTACTGGTGGCTGTTGCTTGGACTCTTCCTCGTCGTCCCGCCCGCCGCGCACCTCCGGTGGCGACACCGCGGCATCGCGTTGGACGAGGACGTACTGGCGACGCGGACGGGGTTCTGGCGACAGACAACCCGAATCGTCCCGTACTACCGGGTCCAGACGGTGTTCGTCGGCCGCTCGCCGTTCCAGCGCCGGCGCGACCTCGCGACGGTGACGGCGGACACGGCGTCGACGAGCGCCATCGTCGGCGGGTCGGCCCGAGCCTACGACGTGGACGACGAACGCGCCGCACAGCTACGGGACATCCTTCGCGAACGACTCTACAGCGACTTGCTGGCGAGAAAACACGACCGCGACGCCTGA
- a CDS encoding PH domain-containing protein — MESLHPRVRLLWTGRTALGSLVLVGLVVVADRLVLSLPVELAVAGWVILASLGAAHAVFAHRIWRFELQDDALFLVRGVVTRTDTSVPYVRVQHVDTTRGPVERTAGLASVVIYTAGSRGADITMPGLRPERATELRERLRDLAGESEATDAV, encoded by the coding sequence ATGGAGTCGCTGCACCCGCGAGTCAGGCTGCTGTGGACCGGTCGGACGGCTCTCGGTAGCCTGGTTCTCGTCGGCCTCGTCGTCGTCGCGGACCGACTCGTCCTCTCCTTGCCGGTCGAACTCGCCGTCGCCGGCTGGGTGATTCTGGCCTCGCTGGGCGCCGCCCACGCCGTCTTCGCCCACCGCATCTGGCGGTTCGAGCTGCAGGACGACGCGCTCTTTCTCGTCCGGGGCGTGGTGACACGAACCGACACGTCAGTCCCGTACGTCAGGGTCCAGCACGTCGACACCACGCGCGGCCCTGTCGAGCGAACCGCCGGGCTCGCAAGCGTCGTCATCTACACCGCTGGCTCACGTGGCGCGGATATCACGATGCCGGGGCTGCGACCCGAGCGGGCGACCGAACTGCGCGAACGCCTGCGTGACCTCGCCGGCGAGAGCGAGGCCACGGACGCCGTATGA